From Prosthecobacter dejongeii, the proteins below share one genomic window:
- the ilvA gene encoding threonine ammonia-lyase — MKAPHDCTVSLSEIVAARLRLNGAITRTPCVESAALSELTGARIFCKQEYLQRTGSFKERGARNALALLTPEQAAHGVIAASAGNHALGLSWHGRALGIPVTVVMPRFAPLVKLARCRQFGATVVLHGDTFDEARSEATRLAEEKKLTYVHPFDDPRVIAGQGTLAFEILEQVPDAEAIIVPVGGGGLLAGVATVLQALKPDLQIIGVEPANAACFAAGMAKGEPTRISTKYTLADGLAVAEVGKNTLAIASPLVHRMVMVGEEELALAMLRLAEMDKCVIEGAGAAGLAAFLGGHLPDLVGRRVVVLLTGGNIDPLAHSRVIERGLAADGRIYRFDVLLSDRPGGLAHLSALLATAGANVTEIVHNRTFSGPDLSRVHVLCTIETRDREHIAEVQQRLAENGVEIVAPGHSMLPR; from the coding sequence ATGAAAGCCCCCCATGATTGCACTGTCTCGCTGTCTGAAATCGTAGCCGCTCGCTTGCGGCTCAACGGAGCCATCACACGCACTCCCTGTGTGGAATCTGCCGCACTCAGTGAGCTCACCGGGGCACGCATCTTCTGCAAACAAGAATACCTGCAACGAACGGGTAGCTTCAAAGAGCGTGGGGCGCGCAACGCGCTTGCCCTACTGACACCCGAACAAGCGGCACATGGCGTCATCGCAGCTTCCGCAGGCAACCACGCCCTCGGTCTTTCCTGGCATGGGCGCGCTCTAGGGATTCCTGTCACCGTGGTGATGCCACGATTTGCCCCGTTGGTGAAGTTGGCCCGTTGCCGCCAGTTCGGTGCCACCGTTGTGCTGCATGGAGATACCTTTGATGAGGCCCGCAGTGAGGCCACTCGACTCGCCGAAGAAAAGAAACTGACCTACGTGCATCCCTTTGATGATCCGCGAGTCATCGCAGGCCAAGGCACCCTCGCTTTTGAAATCTTGGAACAGGTGCCAGATGCGGAAGCCATCATCGTCCCAGTCGGCGGTGGTGGCCTCCTGGCAGGCGTCGCGACCGTGCTTCAAGCCTTGAAACCAGACCTGCAAATCATCGGAGTAGAACCCGCAAATGCAGCCTGCTTTGCGGCCGGAATGGCCAAAGGTGAGCCAACACGGATTTCCACCAAATACACTTTGGCCGACGGTCTAGCCGTGGCTGAAGTGGGCAAAAACACTTTGGCCATTGCCAGTCCTCTCGTTCACCGAATGGTGATGGTGGGAGAAGAAGAGCTAGCCCTTGCTATGCTCCGACTGGCAGAGATGGACAAATGCGTCATTGAAGGGGCGGGTGCGGCAGGGCTCGCGGCATTCCTCGGGGGGCATCTTCCAGATCTTGTAGGCCGCCGTGTGGTGGTGCTGCTCACTGGCGGTAATATTGATCCCCTGGCCCACAGCCGAGTGATTGAGCGCGGACTGGCGGCAGATGGGCGCATCTACCGATTCGATGTTCTGCTGAGCGACCGTCCAGGCGGGCTAGCTCATCTTTCCGCTCTGCTGGCTACCGCCGGAGCCAATGTGACCGAAATCGTTCACAACCGCACCTTCTCCGGTCCAGACCTTTCGCGGGTACATGTGCTGTGCACTATCGAGACGCGTGATCGCGAACACATCGCCGAAGTTCAGCAGCGGTTGGCCGAAAATGGCGTGGAAATTGTCGCTCCTGGACACTCGATGTTGCCTCGCTGA
- a CDS encoding alpha-ketoacid dehydrogenase subunit beta, translating to MSITYLEAIREAQYEALRTDPNVFLYGQDISTFGGAFKATKNLSREFPGRVFDSPISEDAMIGMAVGAAVEGARPIIEMQFADFSSVGFNQIVNQAATLYWRTSTPCPITIRMPSGGTPGSGPFHSQSMESIYAHYPGIVILTPATVEDAYWMLLESVKLNDPVIFCEHKFLYYHLKSEGFGESLPIGKARIARPGRDATVVTYSAMLHEALKSAEELQMDGYQVEVVDLRSVKPMDTDTILASVSRTGRLLAVGEAFPWGGVTSEIIARVSSEAFHMLDAPPMRLNSKDTPIPYHPNLWKSHRPTTSSITAALRDLLRY from the coding sequence ATGAGTATCACCTATCTCGAAGCGATCCGCGAAGCGCAGTACGAAGCCCTTCGCACCGACCCCAACGTCTTCCTTTACGGGCAGGACATCAGTACTTTCGGCGGTGCCTTCAAAGCCACGAAGAATCTGAGCCGGGAGTTTCCTGGGCGGGTGTTTGACTCCCCGATCAGCGAAGATGCCATGATCGGTATGGCAGTGGGCGCTGCGGTAGAGGGCGCGCGGCCCATCATCGAGATGCAGTTCGCAGACTTCTCCTCGGTAGGTTTTAACCAAATCGTTAATCAGGCCGCTACGCTCTACTGGCGAACGAGCACCCCCTGCCCCATCACCATTCGTATGCCTTCTGGGGGCACGCCCGGCAGCGGCCCATTTCACAGCCAGAGCATGGAGAGCATCTATGCCCATTACCCCGGGATCGTTATCCTTACACCCGCGACGGTCGAGGATGCTTACTGGATGCTTTTGGAGAGTGTGAAGCTGAATGACCCTGTCATTTTCTGCGAGCACAAGTTTCTCTATTACCACCTGAAGTCCGAAGGCTTCGGTGAATCTTTGCCCATTGGTAAAGCCCGTATCGCCAGACCAGGCCGGGATGCCACAGTGGTGACTTACAGCGCCATGCTGCATGAAGCTCTCAAGTCTGCGGAAGAATTGCAGATGGATGGCTATCAAGTCGAAGTGGTGGACTTGCGCAGTGTGAAGCCCATGGATACGGATACTATTCTCGCCTCCGTTTCCCGCACAGGCCGCCTTCTGGCCGTAGGAGAGGCCTTCCCTTGGGGAGGCGTGACGTCCGAAATCATCGCGCGCGTCAGCAGCGAAGCCTTCCACATGCTGGATGCACCGCCGATGCGCCTGAACAGTAAGGACACACCGATCCCCTATCACCCGAATCTTTGGAAGAGCCACCGCCCGACCACCTCCAGCATCACCGCTGCCCTGCGGGATCTACTGCGGTATTGA
- a CDS encoding thiamine pyrophosphate-dependent dehydrogenase E1 component subunit alpha codes for MILSRILEEKLGSLYRAGGRIVGGVYLGRGQEAFSAAAGNNLRYGKDVYGPLIRDQAGRIAYGEPLLDTLRTYLGVVTGPMRGRDGNIHRGRPKDGYMAMISHLGSLLSVVAGALFARRLRGTLEDSVGATSIGDGGTSTGAFHEGLNMAAVEKLPLVVSIANNQFAYSTPTTRQYACEDLVDRAIGYGVEGYSVDGTDLLACVATFRTAFARARAGHGPQLVVGRLLRLGGHGEHDDASYIPDSAKHKHEARDCIEVAKKQALEFNWATEADFRTWEEEARRDVDAAQAIASKEPTPDPYRETWHALSTSELVEGQHG; via the coding sequence ATGATCCTCTCTAGAATCCTAGAGGAAAAACTCGGCAGTCTCTATCGAGCTGGCGGGCGCATTGTCGGCGGGGTCTATCTTGGCCGCGGCCAGGAAGCCTTCAGTGCTGCAGCGGGAAATAACCTCCGTTACGGCAAGGATGTCTATGGCCCTCTCATCCGTGACCAAGCTGGCCGCATCGCCTACGGCGAGCCTCTACTAGATACACTGCGCACTTACCTCGGGGTGGTTACCGGGCCCATGCGTGGGCGCGATGGCAACATTCACCGCGGCCGTCCCAAAGATGGTTACATGGCGATGATTTCACACTTGGGCAGCCTTCTTTCGGTGGTGGCAGGGGCATTATTCGCACGACGGTTACGGGGCACCCTTGAAGATAGCGTAGGCGCGACCAGTATCGGAGATGGCGGCACCTCGACAGGGGCCTTCCACGAAGGTCTCAATATGGCTGCTGTGGAGAAACTGCCGCTCGTAGTCAGCATCGCCAACAACCAGTTTGCCTATTCCACACCGACCACACGGCAGTATGCTTGCGAAGACTTAGTGGATCGCGCGATCGGTTACGGAGTCGAAGGTTACAGCGTGGACGGGACGGATTTGCTGGCCTGTGTTGCGACCTTTCGCACCGCCTTTGCCCGTGCCCGCGCAGGTCATGGCCCCCAACTTGTGGTGGGCAGACTCCTGCGACTGGGTGGCCATGGCGAGCATGACGATGCCTCTTACATTCCGGATTCAGCTAAGCACAAGCATGAAGCCCGCGACTGCATCGAGGTGGCTAAAAAACAGGCCCTTGAATTCAATTGGGCCACAGAGGCAGACTTCCGCACCTGGGAAGAAGAAGCCCGCCGCGATGTGGATGCGGCTCAGGCCATTGCCAGCAAAGAACCCACCCCCGATCCCTACCGGGAAACCTGGCACGCACTGTCCACCAGTGAGCTTGTAGAGGGACAGCACGGATGA
- a CDS encoding nucleotidyltransferase family protein, producing the protein MKPTLLILAAGMGSRYGGLKQLDAMGPSGEVVLDYSVFDAIRAGFGKVVFVIRRDFEEQFRTQIGSKFGDRIAVDYAFQDINDLPAGFSVPEGRTKPWGTAHAVLAAEGVVNEPFLMINADDFYGRDAFAKIGSYLATERPADGKSHYSMVGFYLKNTLSDHGSVARGVCTRGADGMLSSVTEMTKIFRTPTGAENRETEPAIPLTGEEVVSMNFFGFTPDIFGHLRAAFTQFLETSGTDLKSECYVPKEVDVLIRDGKADVTVLESNDSWFGVTYPEDKADVVASIRSLVAAGAYPENLWA; encoded by the coding sequence ATGAAACCCACTCTCCTCATCCTCGCTGCCGGAATGGGCAGCCGTTACGGCGGTCTCAAACAGCTCGATGCCATGGGCCCTTCTGGTGAAGTGGTGTTGGATTATTCGGTGTTCGACGCCATCCGTGCCGGATTTGGCAAGGTGGTCTTCGTGATCCGACGCGACTTCGAAGAACAGTTCCGCACGCAGATCGGCAGCAAATTTGGCGACCGCATCGCGGTGGATTATGCGTTCCAAGACATCAACGATCTACCAGCAGGATTCAGCGTGCCAGAAGGTCGTACCAAGCCCTGGGGCACCGCGCACGCCGTTCTAGCGGCTGAAGGTGTGGTAAACGAGCCTTTCTTGATGATCAATGCCGATGACTTTTATGGTCGTGATGCCTTTGCCAAGATAGGAAGTTATCTAGCTACGGAACGCCCAGCAGACGGTAAGAGCCACTACTCCATGGTAGGCTTCTACCTGAAAAACACCCTTTCTGACCACGGCAGCGTGGCGCGTGGCGTTTGCACTCGCGGAGCGGACGGCATGCTGAGCTCTGTCACTGAAATGACCAAGATCTTCCGCACTCCCACCGGGGCTGAAAACCGCGAAACAGAGCCTGCCATCCCGCTGACGGGTGAAGAAGTGGTGTCCATGAACTTTTTCGGCTTCACCCCTGATATCTTTGGCCACCTGCGCGCGGCTTTCACTCAATTCTTGGAAACCAGCGGCACAGATCTCAAGTCTGAGTGCTATGTACCCAAGGAAGTGGATGTGCTTATCCGCGATGGCAAAGCCGATGTCACCGTGCTGGAATCAAACGACTCCTGGTTCGGGGTGACCTACCCTGAAGACAAGGCAGACGTTGTTGCCAGCATCCGCTCCCTCGTGGCGGCCGGGGCTTATCCCGAGAATCTTTGGGCCTGA
- a CDS encoding DUF4350 domain-containing protein, producing the protein MRLEDLTIALRPRQPWEAADLGCALVRRDYGQVLLLWLISAVPLWILLALLLRDHPHVFALTAWWLKPLYDRLPLYYLSRAAFGSKPSFKETLREWPRLWSRFLLSALLIRRLSSIRSFALPIWMLEGQRGKAVKRRLRALAVDGGSSGTSVTWVFVKLELAVWLGIMALVSSLGPASGLPDWSELFLDSESYLDMPNAELWSSYVLYLCAMTVVEPFYVGAGFGLYLNSRTKIEGWDIELVFRRMAARLRPIAMAALAFFFILPGALTAQESPSKPQTRQAVTDALKEILAKPEFKEHSRTQRVWIPDQTEEVKNSQATMSNGPVLGRVFYGLAIAVVAVLLILAARWLILNKHLFLSGRFKSKHRPEAGPKVIMGLDITRESLPTDIVKAARAAWVEEQPKEALSLLYRGMLSRLVELRRLPIRDSDTEDDCLLKVAQMGDTAVTEFFRHLTLAWVRMAYAGVTPGTMEFEDLCRTWPFLPSATAVRQHVIKKAALVLLLLPHLIGCEGHWEEINLPQGYEGKARTNPFLAAQQLLEIYGHQVERLPTLNELPEPEHGVIIVSGESGMPEARARQLLAWANEGGHLIYAVAGCAPYNDWGMFSGLSSYVYTGNEERADPILETLGVQLESAGNLKALIETFQKMSNLEDPSPPDSQTSKDLPPSDKADEIAPRLKIPNPEPPDVPTLRSSMKVGKDTFEVDFVDVLKLSLNRPLANQEQVSGRVDQAPALSLVHGLGRVTILNHARPLRNRFLDENDHARWLLALVGEESCVVKFIVTLQSSFWALLWDRAWMPLVGLALLTMTWLWLHMPRFGPLRQVALHDTKHFAEHISALGQFFYRLKRPDVLFKAAADAVRVRALRRYPHLVNLDDEALIQLLSETSTLPKDRIREAFKNTEKVAGHEVVRRLQDLQTLKSALS; encoded by the coding sequence ATGCGCCTTGAAGATCTAACGATTGCTCTTCGGCCCCGGCAACCTTGGGAGGCTGCTGACTTGGGCTGTGCCTTGGTAAGACGGGATTACGGGCAGGTACTCCTTCTCTGGCTGATTTCCGCAGTGCCGTTGTGGATCCTCTTGGCCCTACTGCTGCGAGACCATCCACATGTCTTTGCGTTGACCGCATGGTGGCTCAAACCTTTATATGATCGCCTGCCTCTGTATTATCTTAGCCGGGCTGCATTTGGGTCGAAGCCCAGTTTCAAAGAGACTCTGCGTGAGTGGCCGCGTTTATGGTCACGCTTTTTGTTATCTGCTCTTTTAATTCGGAGGCTGTCATCTATCCGCAGCTTTGCCCTGCCCATCTGGATGCTAGAAGGGCAGAGAGGAAAGGCAGTGAAGCGACGTCTCCGTGCTTTAGCGGTAGATGGCGGCAGCAGTGGCACCTCAGTCACATGGGTATTTGTAAAGTTGGAATTAGCCGTTTGGTTGGGCATCATGGCACTGGTGAGTTCGTTAGGCCCTGCTTCAGGCCTGCCGGACTGGAGCGAGTTGTTTTTAGATTCGGAGAGTTACCTGGACATGCCTAATGCTGAGCTATGGTCCAGTTACGTCCTCTATCTTTGTGCTATGACGGTGGTGGAGCCGTTTTACGTCGGAGCTGGATTTGGCCTCTACCTGAACTCACGCACGAAGATTGAGGGATGGGACATTGAACTGGTTTTCCGTAGGATGGCGGCAAGATTGCGCCCGATAGCCATGGCAGCACTAGCGTTTTTTTTCATTTTGCCAGGCGCACTCACGGCTCAAGAATCACCTTCTAAACCGCAAACAAGACAGGCGGTGACAGATGCCCTGAAAGAGATTTTGGCGAAACCTGAATTCAAAGAACATAGCCGCACGCAGAGGGTATGGATACCTGATCAAACTGAAGAAGTAAAAAACAGTCAGGCTACAATGTCGAACGGCCCTGTTTTAGGACGAGTTTTTTACGGCCTAGCCATTGCTGTCGTGGCGGTTTTACTCATCCTGGCAGCGCGATGGTTGATACTCAACAAGCATCTTTTTCTAAGCGGTCGTTTCAAATCAAAACACCGTCCTGAAGCTGGTCCGAAGGTGATCATGGGATTGGATATTACCAGGGAGAGCCTGCCGACAGACATTGTCAAAGCGGCACGGGCAGCCTGGGTCGAGGAGCAGCCCAAGGAGGCTTTAAGCCTGCTTTACCGTGGCATGCTATCGCGACTGGTAGAGCTACGTCGCCTGCCCATTCGTGATAGTGATACGGAGGATGATTGCCTGCTCAAGGTGGCTCAAATGGGCGATACCGCTGTGACTGAATTCTTTCGTCACCTCACTCTGGCATGGGTGCGAATGGCCTATGCAGGAGTGACTCCTGGGACAATGGAGTTTGAAGACTTGTGTCGCACATGGCCGTTCCTCCCCTCCGCTACGGCTGTGAGGCAGCATGTGATAAAAAAGGCAGCGCTCGTGTTGTTATTGCTGCCACATCTTATCGGCTGTGAAGGTCACTGGGAGGAGATTAACCTACCCCAGGGGTACGAAGGAAAAGCACGGACCAACCCTTTTTTAGCCGCGCAGCAACTGCTGGAGATTTATGGCCACCAAGTGGAACGGCTGCCAACGCTGAATGAACTTCCAGAGCCGGAGCACGGAGTTATCATCGTGTCTGGAGAATCCGGAATGCCGGAAGCAAGAGCGAGACAGTTGCTAGCCTGGGCGAATGAGGGCGGTCATCTGATCTATGCGGTAGCGGGCTGCGCACCCTACAATGACTGGGGTATGTTTAGCGGCCTTTCCTCTTATGTTTATACTGGCAATGAAGAGCGAGCAGACCCGATTTTGGAGACCTTGGGAGTTCAGTTGGAAAGCGCGGGGAATCTCAAGGCGCTGATCGAGACATTTCAGAAAATGTCCAATTTAGAAGATCCTTCGCCCCCAGACTCACAAACATCCAAAGACCTCCCACCTTCCGACAAGGCCGATGAAATAGCCCCCCGTTTGAAAATCCCGAATCCGGAACCACCCGATGTACCCACGCTGCGTAGCAGCATGAAAGTGGGCAAAGATACTTTTGAAGTGGACTTTGTGGATGTTTTAAAGCTCTCGCTTAACCGACCGCTGGCTAACCAAGAGCAAGTATCTGGGCGTGTGGATCAAGCGCCTGCACTCAGCCTCGTTCACGGTTTGGGAAGGGTGACAATCCTTAACCACGCCCGACCTTTGAGGAATCGGTTTTTGGATGAAAACGATCATGCCCGCTGGCTCCTGGCTTTGGTGGGTGAAGAGTCATGCGTGGTAAAGTTCATCGTCACTTTGCAGAGCAGCTTCTGGGCCTTGTTATGGGATCGTGCCTGGATGCCTTTGGTTGGGCTCGCCCTACTGACAATGACGTGGCTATGGCTGCACATGCCACGTTTTGGTCCGCTCCGTCAGGTGGCCCTGCATGATACCAAACACTTTGCCGAACATATCAGTGCACTGGGGCAGTTTTTTTATCGTTTGAAGCGTCCAGACGTGCTTTTCAAAGCGGCAGCGGATGCTGTGCGAGTTCGTGCTCTTCGCCGCTACCCCCATTTGGTGAATCTGGATGATGAGGCATTGATACAACTCTTGTCTGAAACCTCCACCTTACCGAAAGACCGCATCCGAGAAGCCTTTAAAAATACCGAAAAAGTGGCAGGACATGAGGTGGTGCGGCGACTGCAAGACCTTCAAACGCTGAAGTCCGCCTTGAGTTAA
- a CDS encoding stage II sporulation protein M, with protein MTPSQFEKENEPRWQRLQQLLREVESNPKTAGVEEIPQLFRQACHDLSVAQHRMYGPRLVGRLNALAITGYRTLERRISGGWERLAQMIFKEFPQAVRGERGLFWFCMVMFWGPFLFLAAWTPFDPEWAMSILGPDGMIQMEMMYGKGTSPHDYMREEFGSNFGMFAFYIWNNVGIDLRTFAGGLLGGVGSIIIMLFNGAHLGAAVGYVHHACNPETFYAFVAGHSAPELMGVVISGMAGMRLGLSLVKPGPYDRKTALVLGGRRALILIAGAALMTAFAAVIEGFWSANPFPPFVRYAVGMLLWVVTLGYLFLSGRERPHAP; from the coding sequence ATGACGCCATCCCAGTTTGAAAAAGAAAATGAGCCGCGGTGGCAGCGGTTACAACAATTGTTGAGGGAGGTAGAATCCAACCCAAAGACCGCAGGCGTGGAGGAAATACCTCAGCTTTTTCGCCAAGCTTGCCATGACCTCAGTGTGGCACAACATCGCATGTATGGTCCGCGTTTGGTCGGCCGACTGAATGCCTTAGCGATCACCGGCTATCGCACTCTAGAAAGACGCATCAGCGGCGGGTGGGAGCGACTCGCACAAATGATCTTCAAAGAGTTCCCCCAAGCTGTGCGTGGGGAGCGTGGGCTTTTTTGGTTTTGTATGGTTATGTTCTGGGGTCCCTTTCTTTTTTTGGCCGCATGGACGCCCTTTGATCCAGAATGGGCCATGTCCATCCTGGGGCCTGACGGCATGATCCAAATGGAAATGATGTATGGCAAAGGCACCTCTCCCCATGATTACATGAGGGAGGAGTTCGGCTCCAACTTTGGCATGTTCGCCTTCTACATCTGGAACAATGTAGGCATTGATCTGCGTACTTTTGCGGGAGGTCTTTTGGGCGGAGTCGGGTCCATTATCATCATGCTCTTTAACGGCGCTCATCTGGGAGCTGCCGTGGGTTACGTGCACCATGCGTGCAATCCTGAGACTTTTTATGCGTTTGTAGCAGGGCACTCGGCCCCAGAACTCATGGGGGTGGTGATTTCAGGCATGGCGGGTATGCGACTGGGCTTATCTTTGGTCAAACCTGGCCCCTATGACCGAAAAACGGCTTTAGTTTTAGGCGGGCGGCGGGCGCTGATCCTCATCGCCGGCGCTGCACTCATGACGGCTTTTGCGGCGGTGATTGAGGGATTTTGGTCAGCCAACCCCTTCCCTCCTTTTGTGCGTTATGCGGTGGGTATGCTCCTGTGGGTAGTGACACTGGGGTACCTCTTTTTGAGTGGGAGGGAGCGTCCTCATGCGCCTTGA
- a CDS encoding RDD family protein has protein sequence MAVPLLADTLQPVELADGVEIHLRVAGPAVRSLAWLVDMLIFVAILVALFLGLMALGPSLGDKTVQGILMLCMFVLSWFYNVFFEMTGMAATPGQRMMKLKVSSVSGAPVRLPQSIIRNLLRVIDFMPGCYLFGLICCLFTQRFQRLGDLVADTVVVYAEPEVSKAAVVRVNVEPEAPTITLSRAEQAALMQFLERAPQWSDARKTELSDLLEPLTGMTGLAGLTRTCAMGVWLQKGGQG, from the coding sequence ATGGCTGTCCCTCTTCTTGCTGACACTCTCCAACCCGTAGAACTTGCCGATGGTGTAGAGATTCACTTACGAGTCGCTGGGCCTGCAGTACGAAGCTTGGCCTGGCTGGTGGACATGCTCATCTTTGTGGCCATCCTCGTGGCACTTTTTTTGGGTTTGATGGCATTGGGCCCCAGTTTGGGAGATAAGACTGTTCAGGGCATTTTGATGCTCTGCATGTTTGTATTGTCCTGGTTTTACAACGTCTTTTTTGAAATGACTGGTATGGCGGCGACTCCGGGGCAGCGGATGATGAAACTGAAAGTCTCCAGTGTTTCTGGAGCCCCCGTGAGATTGCCACAATCCATCATTCGCAATCTGTTGCGTGTGATCGACTTCATGCCTGGATGTTACCTTTTTGGCCTAATATGCTGCCTTTTCACCCAGCGTTTTCAGCGACTTGGGGACCTTGTAGCAGACACGGTGGTGGTGTATGCCGAACCAGAAGTTTCGAAAGCGGCCGTGGTACGAGTCAATGTAGAACCAGAGGCCCCCACCATAACGCTGTCCCGTGCAGAGCAGGCTGCCCTGATGCAGTTTTTAGAAAGGGCGCCTCAGTGGTCTGATGCACGCAAGACAGAACTGTCAGATTTACTCGAGCCTTTGACTGGGATGACGGGTCTAGCAGGGCTCACACGCACCTGCGCTATGGGTGTATGGTTACAAAAAGGAGGGCAAGGCTAA
- the phoU gene encoding phosphate signaling complex protein PhoU, with protein MSTFDQALDRLREQVLTMASIARRNLGSAMRGLLERNTDLCNAAIAADQDVNELEKSIDQLGMQILLKFQPTAHDLRQVMGTIRVANNLERISDQACSIAKRARAINLLPEIPELTLIQPVYHLCARNLEASIQAFTNADPDAAASSRLLDKELDAAEKSVDQALLRVMEARQAPLEGYLHLIFVARFLERVGDHAKNICEDTIFIERAEDIRFDKNKRLETQG; from the coding sequence TTGTCAACTTTCGATCAAGCCCTCGACCGCCTGCGTGAGCAGGTCCTCACCATGGCCAGTATTGCCCGGCGCAATCTGGGCAGCGCCATGCGTGGCCTGTTGGAGCGCAATACAGACCTCTGCAATGCCGCCATCGCTGCTGACCAGGATGTAAACGAGTTGGAGAAAAGCATCGATCAATTAGGCATGCAAATCCTGCTCAAGTTCCAGCCAACGGCTCATGATCTGCGCCAAGTCATGGGCACCATTCGCGTGGCCAATAATTTAGAGCGTATTTCGGACCAGGCTTGCAGCATTGCCAAACGTGCACGGGCGATCAATCTGCTGCCAGAGATCCCAGAACTAACGTTGATCCAGCCAGTTTACCACCTGTGCGCGCGCAACCTGGAAGCCAGCATCCAGGCTTTTACGAATGCTGATCCCGATGCAGCAGCCTCAAGCCGATTGCTGGATAAAGAACTAGACGCAGCCGAAAAGTCTGTGGATCAGGCCCTGTTGCGTGTGATGGAAGCCCGCCAAGCTCCCTTGGAAGGCTATCTACACTTGATTTTCGTAGCTCGTTTTCTGGAGCGTGTGGGTGACCATGCCAAGAACATTTGCGAAGATACCATCTTCATTGAGCGCGCTGAGGACATTCGTTTTGACAAGAATAAGCGTTTAGAGACGCAGGGCTGA
- a CDS encoding UDP-2,3-diacylglucosamine diphosphatase — MPEDLEDQPDTPTNPERTKTKLRARTVFISDVHLGMPDCKAAQASHFIRNTLCDKLVLNGDIIDAWHLKRLGGWNKAHTHFIRTVLKKMEKENTQIIYLRGNHDDILDRFIPIRLDNFLITDEHIHHTRAGDYLVVHGDGFDHVTTNHPWIAKLGGIGYNLLLRVNRAYNWYRRVRGKESFSLSRWVKLKVKSAVSFVGKYEEQLQELAKAKGCKGIICGHIHSPANKVVGNTHYLNSGDWVESLTAILEHDNGEFEVITYDQFCERTNREPKGDAVVAEVDNESKIGVENVTLPM; from the coding sequence ATGCCTGAAGATCTTGAAGACCAGCCTGACACGCCGACAAATCCTGAGCGGACGAAGACCAAGCTGCGCGCCCGCACGGTCTTCATTTCAGACGTGCATCTGGGCATGCCCGATTGTAAAGCAGCCCAAGCTTCCCATTTCATCCGCAATACCTTGTGTGACAAATTGGTACTGAATGGCGATATCATTGACGCTTGGCACCTGAAGCGTCTTGGCGGCTGGAATAAGGCGCACACTCACTTCATCCGTACCGTTTTGAAGAAAATGGAAAAGGAAAACACCCAGATCATTTATCTGCGTGGTAACCATGACGACATTCTTGATCGCTTCATCCCGATCCGGCTGGATAACTTTCTGATCACGGATGAGCACATTCACCATACCCGTGCAGGTGACTATTTGGTGGTCCATGGCGATGGTTTTGACCATGTTACGACCAACCACCCTTGGATAGCCAAGCTCGGAGGCATCGGCTACAACCTCCTCTTGAGGGTGAACCGCGCCTACAACTGGTATCGCCGGGTTCGTGGTAAGGAAAGCTTTTCCCTCAGTCGCTGGGTGAAGTTGAAAGTGAAATCCGCTGTTAGCTTCGTGGGTAAATATGAGGAACAATTGCAAGAACTGGCGAAGGCCAAAGGCTGCAAAGGTATCATCTGCGGTCACATCCACAGCCCTGCCAATAAAGTGGTGGGTAATACCCACTACCTAAATTCTGGAGATTGGGTGGAGTCCCTAACAGCCATTCTAGAACACGACAATGGTGAATTCGAAGTCATCACTTACGATCAATTTTGCGAACGTACCAACCGCGAACCGAAAGGTGATGCCGTGGTCGCTGAAGTTGATAACGAGAGTAAAATAGGTGTCGAAAACGTCACATTACCCATGTAG